Below is a window of Acidobacteriota bacterium DNA.
CCGGGAGCGGAAGCAGGCGTTGCGGAAGAGGAACTGAACACCTACTAACCGGCGCAACGGCCGGCTCAGGTGCTGCATGGTCTTGCAGCAGCGCATGCCCACATCCGATAACAACAAGGCTGGTGCGCGCGATCTGCGCGTCGTCGCCATCGGCGGCGGCACCGGCCTTTCCACCCTGCTCAAAGGGTTGAAGGGTTACGTCCTTACGCCGGCGCTGGCGGATTCGGGTCAGATTACGATCCGCGAACTGTGCGGCGTGGTAACGGTCAGCGACGACGGCGGGTCCAGTGGACGGCTGCGCAAAGAGTTCAACATGTTGCCGCCGGGCGACATCCGGAACTGCATCGTTGCCCTTTCCGAAGACGAGGCTCTGCTCTCCAAACTCTTTCAGCATCGATTTCAGAAGGGATCGGGGCTGGAGGGGCACAGTTTCGGAAACCTGTTTCTGGCTGCGCTGACCTCGATTACGGGAGATTTCGCCGAAGCGGTGCGGCTATCTTCAGAAATTCTCCTTACCCGCGGCCACATCTATCCGGCAACCGGATCGAGCGTGGAACTTGAGACGCTGATGGAAGATGGATCGCGGGTCCGCGGCGAAACCAAGATCACGGCAAGCAAGGGCAAGATTC
It encodes the following:
- the yvcK gene encoding uridine diphosphate-N-acetylglucosamine-binding protein YvcK, which translates into the protein MPTSDNNKAGARDLRVVAIGGGTGLSTLLKGLKGYVLTPALADSGQITIRELCGVVTVSDDGGSSGRLRKEFNMLPPGDIRNCIVALSEDEALLSKLFQHRFQKGSGLEGHSFGNLFLAALTSITGDFAEAVRLSSEILLTRGHIYPATGSSVELETLMEDGSRVRGETKITASKGKIRELFLVPAQVEPLPQTLEALASADLITIGPGSLFTSLIPNLLVSGIAKGIVESPAVKVFVCNLMTQANESLGLSAADHIRALNKHAGAQLFDYALINQKQASAEMQAKYALEGASQIAADLEAIEALGVCPILGDYLDEGEVARHATDRVARDLMALMAQAPDRQSMPR